A DNA window from Gillisia sp. Hel1_33_143 contains the following coding sequences:
- a CDS encoding nuclear transport factor 2 family protein, which produces MKTLKLATLLTLLLFSTSQIYSQNTDSDTEKEAVLKVMKSYKDALQNLTTEGTFQLFSENSEVFESGGVEGSYAHYIEHHLGPELEHFKKFEFSDYEIDVQVDTPYAFTTETYIYTIVLKPDDKGDTRTIKKKGVATSILKKMDGNWEIIKTHSSSRNSK; this is translated from the coding sequence ATGAAAACACTAAAACTTGCAACACTCTTAACACTATTGTTGTTTTCAACTAGTCAAATCTATAGTCAAAACACAGATTCGGACACAGAAAAGGAAGCGGTTCTAAAAGTTATGAAATCATATAAAGACGCCCTGCAAAACCTAACGACCGAGGGTACATTTCAATTATTTTCCGAGAATTCCGAAGTCTTCGAATCTGGAGGTGTCGAGGGCTCGTATGCACACTATATAGAGCATCATTTAGGACCAGAATTGGAGCATTTTAAAAAATTTGAATTTTCTGATTATGAGATTGATGTACAGGTTGATACACCCTATGCATTTACTACAGAAACTTATATTTATACCATCGTCCTTAAACCAGACGACAAAGGAGATACGAGGACTATAAAGAAAAAAGGGGTGGCAACCTCTATCTTAAAGAAGATGGATGGAAATTGGGAAATTATTAAAACTCACTCATCTTCAAGAAACTCAAAATAA
- a CDS encoding heme-binding domain-containing protein, with protein MKILKIIAIIALVGFVGIQFIPTERNQSYTVPETDFMLVNNVPENIQRKLQVSCYDCHSNNTQYPWYNKIQPAAWFLEDHIKEGKAELNFNEWDSLSSRRKSSKLRSIIKQIESGEMPLDSYTLIHKDAKFSEAEAEELINFITQLKDSL; from the coding sequence ATGAAAATTTTAAAAATCATAGCAATAATAGCACTGGTAGGATTTGTGGGGATTCAATTTATTCCCACGGAACGCAATCAAAGTTATACGGTTCCCGAAACTGATTTTATGTTGGTCAACAATGTTCCGGAGAACATTCAAAGAAAGTTACAGGTATCCTGCTATGATTGCCACAGTAACAATACGCAATATCCTTGGTATAATAAGATTCAACCCGCTGCTTGGTTTTTGGAAGACCACATTAAAGAAGGCAAGGCCGAACTTAATTTTAACGAATGGGATTCATTATCAAGCCGAAGAAAATCAAGTAAACTTCGTTCAATTATCAAACAGATAGAAAGCGGAGAAATGCCTTTGGATTCTTACACTTTGATACATAAAGATGCTAAGTTTTCTGAAGCGGAGGCAGAAGAATTAATCAATTTTATCACACAATTAAAAGATAGTTTATAA
- a CDS encoding DUF3347 domain-containing protein: protein MKDLKMSIAAMLLLAVSFTNAQEKEKMNHDHGDMKMDHSSMKMDKMNPNAEAVLADYFMLKDALVGDDTKKAAQSGTKLVASLKAFDTKSYSKEEQEELADIIEDATEHAEHISESAIDHQREHFKTLSKDITDMVAITGTKNTLYEQYCPMYDKGSAWLSSSNEVKNPYYGSKMLKCGKVQKTIQ, encoded by the coding sequence ATGAAAGATTTAAAAATGAGTATAGCAGCAATGCTATTGTTAGCAGTTTCTTTTACCAACGCACAGGAAAAAGAAAAAATGAACCACGATCACGGTGATATGAAAATGGACCACAGTTCGATGAAAATGGATAAGATGAATCCAAATGCAGAAGCAGTTCTTGCTGATTATTTTATGCTGAAAGATGCTTTGGTAGGAGATGATACTAAAAAAGCGGCACAGTCAGGCACTAAATTGGTAGCCTCACTTAAGGCATTTGACACGAAAAGTTATTCCAAAGAAGAACAGGAAGAACTGGCCGATATCATAGAAGATGCCACAGAGCATGCAGAACATATTTCTGAAAGTGCCATAGACCATCAACGGGAACATTTTAAAACCTTGAGTAAAGATATTACAGATATGGTGGCGATAACAGGTACAAAAAACACGCTGTACGAGCAGTATTGCCCAATGTATGATAAAGGGAGTGCTTGGTTAAGCTCAAGTAACGAAGTTAAAAACCCATATTACGGAAGTAAAATGCTGAAGTGCGGGAAAGTTCAAAAGACTATTCAATAG
- a CDS encoding DUF2231 domain-containing protein → MKTTQFFSAILILAFLGSLTNVFALNEKRNSLDKTELSVNTTSVAQSDPVKADFDAFPNLHPMVVHFPIVLLLLAVVLQLIQLFILNRTMDWVILLMVGSGFIGAYVAGTFVHPHTEGLTEMAKSVLEQHDKYADWTLWSSALAAILKIVSLFWVKLKRGFEIAVFVVMAFSAYSVSEAGHYGSQLVYIEGVGPQGNYIGTESEEGHEENGGHSH, encoded by the coding sequence ATGAAAACAACACAATTTTTTTCAGCCATTTTGATCCTTGCCTTTTTGGGTAGTTTAACAAATGTCTTTGCCTTAAATGAAAAACGAAATAGCCTAGATAAAACTGAATTATCGGTCAACACAACTTCAGTTGCACAATCAGATCCTGTAAAAGCAGACTTTGATGCATTCCCCAACCTGCATCCTATGGTCGTACATTTTCCCATAGTTTTATTGTTGTTAGCGGTGGTCTTGCAGTTGATACAGCTGTTTATTTTGAACCGGACAATGGATTGGGTCATTCTTTTAATGGTAGGGTCTGGGTTTATCGGGGCATACGTTGCTGGAACATTTGTACATCCGCATACAGAAGGCCTTACCGAAATGGCAAAAAGCGTACTGGAACAACACGACAAATATGCCGATTGGACACTTTGGTCGAGTGCCCTTGCAGCTATTTTGAAAATAGTAAGCCTGTTTTGGGTCAAACTAAAGCGCGGTTTCGAAATAGCAGTTTTTGTAGTAATGGCTTTTTCGGCCTATTCCGTTTCCGAAGCAGGACATTATGGTTCGCAGCTGGTGTATATAGAGGGAGTTGGCCCACAAGGAAATTATATCGGAACCGAAAGCGAAGAAGGCCACGAGGAAAATGGTGGACATTCACATTAA
- a CDS encoding SHOCT domain-containing protein: MDVLDERYAKGEITKEEYEEIKQAIGSKK, encoded by the coding sequence ATGGATGTCCTTGATGAAAGGTACGCTAAAGGAGAGATAACCAAAGAGGAGTATGAAGAAATTAAGCAGGCTATAGGCTCAAAGAAATAA
- a CDS encoding FMN-binding glutamate synthase family protein, whose translation MRKGFIITNIILVVALVTIIVLYPLLWWLALVILPFLILGLLDYFQKSNNIRRTYPLLGRITNLLEEQRHVIQETLLLNRTEGLPFNWIQKEIVYKRAADANKSQPFGTQIPYDTVGREWFTHSTYPSKQTNDDFRVLIGSSHCSTPYSASILNLAGMSFGSISKNATLAFNGGAKIAGFAQNTGEGGFTPYHLEYGADIIFQFGTGYFGCRDAEGNFDAKKFADIATNDVVKMIEIKISQGAKPGFGAILPAKKNTKEISEFRDVEQGTEILSPPHHSAFGNDKEMILFIEKLRKLSSGKPIGIKLCIGQKDEFERMVRAFAEKKNYPDFIAIDGAEGGSGAAHMESLHWAGMPIIGAVHFANGILKKYGLRDEIKVMAAGKIISAFDIYRMLALGADTCYSARGMMFALGCVQSLKCNLDTCPTGITTMVPSRVASIVVKDKKTKVANYHKNTIEGFKELLKSMGIENRKGIDKKYIVRRINENETKTYQELYSNGLNERKIKSNG comes from the coding sequence ATGAGAAAAGGATTTATCATAACGAACATCATCTTGGTTGTGGCATTAGTTACCATAATCGTCTTGTATCCATTACTATGGTGGCTCGCCTTGGTAATACTTCCTTTTCTAATTTTAGGACTTTTGGATTATTTTCAAAAATCCAATAATATTAGGCGAACCTATCCCTTGCTTGGTAGAATCACAAATCTTCTAGAGGAGCAGCGCCACGTTATCCAAGAAACATTATTGCTCAACCGCACTGAAGGTTTGCCCTTCAACTGGATACAAAAGGAAATCGTCTATAAGCGTGCGGCAGATGCCAATAAAAGTCAGCCTTTTGGAACACAAATTCCGTATGATACAGTAGGTCGTGAGTGGTTTACTCATTCCACCTATCCCTCAAAACAAACCAATGACGATTTCAGGGTTCTTATAGGAAGTTCCCACTGCTCAACACCTTACTCTGCCAGCATCCTCAACCTTGCGGGAATGAGTTTTGGTTCCATAAGCAAAAATGCCACCCTTGCTTTTAACGGTGGTGCAAAAATAGCAGGTTTTGCTCAAAACACCGGCGAAGGTGGCTTTACGCCTTACCATCTAGAATACGGTGCAGATATTATCTTCCAGTTTGGAACGGGATACTTTGGATGTCGTGATGCAGAAGGAAATTTTGACGCCAAAAAATTCGCCGATATCGCAACCAACGATGTAGTGAAAATGATTGAAATAAAAATATCGCAAGGTGCCAAACCTGGCTTTGGAGCAATTTTGCCAGCAAAGAAGAACACAAAGGAAATATCCGAATTCAGGGATGTGGAGCAGGGAACGGAAATTTTATCGCCACCACACCATTCTGCCTTTGGGAACGATAAGGAAATGATTTTGTTCATTGAAAAATTGAGAAAACTTTCCAGTGGAAAACCCATAGGAATAAAGCTTTGTATCGGACAAAAAGATGAATTTGAAAGAATGGTTCGTGCTTTTGCTGAAAAGAAAAATTATCCTGATTTCATTGCCATTGACGGTGCCGAAGGTGGCTCTGGTGCTGCCCATATGGAATCCCTGCATTGGGCCGGTATGCCAATAATTGGAGCCGTCCATTTCGCAAACGGCATTCTTAAAAAGTATGGGTTGCGAGATGAGATAAAAGTAATGGCAGCTGGTAAAATCATTTCGGCTTTTGATATCTATAGAATGTTGGCACTCGGCGCAGATACTTGTTATAGCGCAAGAGGGATGATGTTTGCCTTGGGCTGTGTACAATCGCTAAAATGCAATTTGGATACCTGCCCTACGGGAATTACCACAATGGTGCCTTCCCGAGTTGCATCCATTGTTGTAAAAGATAAAAAAACCAAAGTTGCCAACTATCATAAAAATACCATTGAGGGTTTTAAGGAACTGCTAAAATCAATGGGTATTGAAAATAGAAAGGGTATCGACAAAAAGTATATTGTCCGCCGAATCAATGAAAATGAGACCAAGACATATCAAGAGTTATATTCAAATGGATTGAATGAACGAAAAATAAAAAGTAATGGATAA
- a CDS encoding DUF3347 domain-containing protein: protein MKKLKMTVGILVMTLTLTAISCKDGKKDEPAAPMSNEMYQESMDDKDDMAMSDNQDAKAEAILKDYFNLKDALVGDDNDKAKELGATLASTLGNFDASSYSDSEQQELKDIMEDATEHAEHISESDIAHQREHFKIISKDVTDMVAITGTENTLYQLFCPMYDGGSNWLSMSKDVKNPYYGSKMLTCGEMQKEIN from the coding sequence ATGAAAAAATTAAAAATGACCGTCGGTATTTTAGTAATGACCTTAACCCTTACGGCTATATCCTGTAAGGACGGAAAAAAAGATGAACCAGCTGCACCTATGAGCAATGAGATGTACCAAGAGTCTATGGATGACAAAGATGATATGGCAATGAGTGACAACCAAGACGCAAAAGCAGAAGCAATCCTGAAAGATTATTTCAACTTGAAAGATGCACTTGTAGGCGATGACAATGATAAGGCAAAAGAATTGGGAGCAACGCTTGCAAGTACTTTAGGAAATTTTGATGCATCCAGCTATTCAGATAGTGAGCAACAGGAACTCAAGGATATTATGGAAGATGCCACAGAACACGCAGAACATATTTCAGAAAGTGATATAGCACACCAGCGAGAACATTTTAAAATCATAAGTAAGGATGTAACAGATATGGTTGCTATAACCGGTACAGAAAACACCTTGTATCAACTATTCTGCCCAATGTATGATGGAGGTAGTAATTGGTTAAGTATGAGCAAGGACGTTAAGAATCCTTATTATGGAAGTAAAATGTTGACCTGTGGTGAAATGCAAAAGGAAATCAATTAA
- a CDS encoding heavy metal translocating P-type ATPase translates to MKHTYKIHGMTCNGCRNHVEGTLSKVKGVSKATVNLAKAEATIEMESHIPIEKFQDALKKEGGTYSIHKSGERHHQNDTAGVDAERSRSTKAKNEKPKGKGTGTFYCPMHCEGDKTYEKTGDCPVCGMDLVEEQNLSAKTSEQWTCPMHPEIVKDEAGACPICGMDLVPMEADSSAEEKTYKKVLKKFWIAVTFTLPIFFIAMSEMLSNNPLENILEIKYWNWIQFALSLPVVFYATWMFFERAYRSIVTWNLNMFTLIGIGTGVAWVFSVFGMLFPQMFPQDFLTESGTVFVYFEATTVILTLVLLGQLLEARAHSKTNSAVKELLKLAPNKAIKVVDGNEEEVSIDQIEKGDTLRVKPGDKIPVDGKITEGETTVDESMISGEPIPVNKSVDDKVSSGTINGNQSFLMEAEKVGSDTLLSQIIHMVNDASRSRAPIQKLADTVSGYFVPIVILIAVTTFVVWAIWGPEPAYVYALVNAIAVLIIACPCALGLATPMSVMVGVGKGAQNGVLIKNAEALEKMDKVDTLIVDKTGTITEGKPTVEKIGVFGERFRESEILHFIASLNSSSEHPLAEATVKYGKEQKTEISKTENFSAVTGKGVEGTINGKKLDLGNDKMMEYAKATISSAMKDEAQSFQKQGKTVSYLAIDGEVSGYVVIGDKIKKTSAKAIKELQDNGINVIMLTGDNHDTAQAVASELNLADFKASMLPENKLQEVEKLQNEGKVVAMAGDGINDAPALAKSDVGIAMGTGTDVAIESAMITLVKGDLHGIVKAKNLSHKVMRNIKQNLFFAFVYNMIGVPIAAGVLFPFFGLLLSPMIAALAMSFSSVSVIMNALRLRSLKL, encoded by the coding sequence ATGAAACACACCTATAAAATACACGGAATGACCTGCAATGGTTGTCGAAATCACGTAGAAGGAACACTTTCCAAAGTGAAAGGTGTCTCAAAGGCTACTGTGAATTTAGCAAAAGCTGAAGCTACCATTGAAATGGAATCACATATTCCTATTGAGAAATTCCAAGATGCCCTTAAAAAAGAAGGTGGTACTTATTCTATCCACAAATCTGGAGAGCGACATCATCAAAACGATACCGCCGGAGTTGATGCTGAGCGTAGTCGAAGTACGAAAGCAAAAAATGAAAAACCTAAAGGTAAAGGAACTGGCACTTTTTACTGTCCGATGCATTGTGAGGGAGACAAAACATATGAAAAAACTGGAGACTGTCCTGTCTGCGGAATGGATTTAGTTGAAGAGCAAAATTTATCTGCAAAAACTTCTGAACAATGGACGTGTCCTATGCACCCAGAAATTGTAAAAGATGAAGCTGGGGCCTGTCCAATCTGCGGAATGGACTTAGTCCCAATGGAAGCAGATAGTTCAGCAGAAGAAAAGACCTATAAAAAAGTGCTTAAAAAGTTCTGGATTGCAGTCACTTTTACACTGCCTATATTCTTTATAGCAATGTCAGAAATGCTGTCAAATAATCCGCTGGAAAATATTCTCGAAATAAAATACTGGAACTGGATTCAATTTGCGCTTTCCCTTCCGGTGGTTTTTTATGCCACGTGGATGTTCTTTGAACGTGCGTATCGCAGTATTGTCACCTGGAACCTAAATATGTTTACGCTCATCGGGATAGGTACTGGAGTGGCTTGGGTTTTTAGTGTTTTCGGTATGCTGTTCCCGCAAATGTTCCCACAAGACTTTTTAACCGAATCAGGAACTGTATTTGTGTATTTTGAGGCGACCACCGTTATTTTAACGCTGGTACTACTCGGCCAGTTACTTGAGGCCCGTGCGCATAGCAAGACCAATTCTGCGGTCAAGGAACTCTTAAAACTCGCACCCAATAAAGCAATTAAGGTAGTAGATGGAAATGAAGAAGAAGTTTCTATTGACCAGATAGAGAAAGGAGATACCCTACGCGTGAAACCGGGCGATAAAATTCCCGTGGATGGTAAGATTACTGAAGGCGAGACTACCGTAGATGAATCAATGATTTCGGGCGAGCCTATTCCAGTCAACAAATCTGTTGATGATAAAGTAAGTAGCGGTACCATAAACGGCAACCAGTCGTTCTTGATGGAAGCTGAAAAAGTAGGAAGCGATACGTTACTTTCCCAAATCATACATATGGTAAACGATGCCAGTCGCAGTCGTGCACCTATTCAAAAATTGGCAGATACTGTTTCAGGATATTTTGTACCCATCGTCATCCTTATTGCGGTCACAACCTTTGTCGTTTGGGCAATCTGGGGACCCGAACCAGCGTATGTATATGCCCTTGTAAACGCTATTGCTGTATTGATTATCGCTTGTCCTTGTGCCTTAGGGTTAGCAACACCTATGTCTGTGATGGTAGGTGTTGGTAAAGGTGCTCAGAATGGAGTACTGATTAAAAATGCGGAAGCCCTTGAAAAAATGGATAAGGTGGACACACTTATTGTGGATAAAACAGGAACCATTACGGAAGGAAAACCAACCGTAGAGAAAATAGGTGTTTTTGGAGAACGCTTTCGCGAAAGCGAGATTCTACATTTTATTGCATCCCTAAACAGTTCCAGCGAGCATCCACTTGCCGAAGCTACCGTGAAATACGGAAAGGAGCAGAAAACTGAAATATCCAAAACCGAAAACTTCAGCGCAGTGACAGGAAAAGGTGTAGAAGGAACTATTAATGGCAAAAAGCTCGATTTAGGAAACGACAAGATGATGGAATATGCTAAGGCAACTATTTCATCTGCTATGAAAGATGAAGCACAATCCTTTCAGAAACAAGGGAAGACCGTTTCTTACTTGGCGATTGATGGTGAGGTTTCAGGCTATGTGGTTATCGGTGACAAAATCAAAAAAACGAGTGCAAAAGCCATAAAGGAATTGCAGGACAATGGAATAAATGTGATAATGCTTACGGGCGATAACCACGACACCGCACAGGCAGTAGCATCAGAACTAAACCTTGCAGATTTTAAAGCCAGTATGCTACCCGAAAATAAGTTGCAGGAAGTTGAAAAATTGCAGAATGAAGGGAAAGTGGTTGCAATGGCAGGCGATGGCATCAATGATGCACCAGCACTAGCCAAAAGTGATGTCGGTATTGCAATGGGAACAGGCACCGACGTAGCTATCGAAAGTGCAATGATAACCTTGGTAAAAGGCGATTTACACGGTATCGTAAAAGCTAAAAACTTAAGCCATAAGGTGATGCGAAACATTAAGCAGAATCTTTTTTTCGCATTTGTTTATAATATGATAGGTGTACCTATTGCTGCAGGAGTGTTGTTTCCGTTTTTCGGTTTGCTATTGTCGCCTATGATTGCAGCCTTGGCAATGAGCTTTAGTTCAGTTTCCGTTATTATGAACGCCTTGCGGTTACGTTCACTAAAACTATAA
- a CDS encoding potassium channel family protein, translated as MKETINDISNGNGFYGQLFKKVLLTATAVIAISLSYIFWAQADDNGLWRPILIVALALIKTIFIVRLTFIQLAKIIGESHQLTHVLTLFAVLIVLIVFSFTADYHALYILNPENFKASTSLNGSFFLQFFEFIYFSLITFSSVGYGDIVPISISGKILVMMEIFLSFLVLVFGIANINRIHVNK; from the coding sequence GTGAAAGAAACTATAAATGACATATCAAACGGCAATGGGTTTTATGGACAGCTCTTTAAAAAAGTATTGCTTACCGCAACGGCGGTTATCGCTATATCACTGAGTTATATATTTTGGGCACAAGCAGATGATAATGGCCTATGGCGACCTATTTTAATTGTGGCTTTGGCTCTAATCAAGACCATTTTTATTGTTCGGCTTACGTTCATACAATTGGCTAAAATAATAGGGGAAAGCCATCAACTTACGCACGTCCTAACATTATTTGCGGTGTTGATTGTATTGATTGTTTTTTCATTTACGGCAGACTATCACGCTTTATATATTTTGAATCCTGAAAATTTCAAAGCGAGTACTTCGCTCAATGGTTCATTCTTCTTGCAATTTTTTGAATTTATCTATTTCAGCTTAATCACTTTTTCCTCGGTTGGGTATGGCGATATCGTGCCAATTTCAATTTCGGGAAAAATACTAGTGATGATGGAAATTTTCTTGAGCTTTTTAGTCCTTGTCTTTGGTATTGCCAATATCAATAGAATACACGTCAATAAATAA
- a CDS encoding DUF4136 domain-containing protein: protein MMKTLIKLAVCLLLGVTAVSCSVSSSAIVTDYDREAQFEAYKTFYWSDDFQMENGKEEPLFVNTLIKKRLKSAIQDEMEKKGYVMDKANPDLLVDSRIVVQTRDINTGGGYPYFPSYGHGYGHFGSYGYGYYGGYQSSQEHKEGGVVIELIDMSRRQLVWQGFAPDVLHANTTDKQKEIKEAVAKIFAKYQYGNTVKN, encoded by the coding sequence ATGATGAAAACATTAATAAAATTGGCAGTCTGCCTTTTATTAGGCGTTACCGCAGTCAGTTGCTCGGTCAGTTCTTCGGCTATCGTTACCGATTATGACCGTGAGGCACAGTTTGAGGCCTACAAGACCTTCTATTGGTCAGATGATTTTCAAATGGAAAACGGGAAAGAAGAACCGCTCTTTGTCAATACATTGATCAAAAAAAGACTAAAGTCGGCCATTCAGGACGAAATGGAAAAGAAAGGATATGTAATGGACAAAGCCAATCCTGATTTATTGGTAGATTCCCGTATCGTTGTACAGACAAGAGATATAAACACAGGTGGTGGCTACCCTTATTTTCCTTCTTATGGCCACGGTTATGGTCATTTCGGGTCTTACGGTTATGGATATTATGGCGGTTACCAATCATCTCAAGAACACAAAGAAGGTGGCGTTGTCATAGAACTTATAGATATGAGCAGACGACAATTAGTCTGGCAAGGATTTGCGCCAGACGTGCTGCACGCAAATACCACCGATAAGCAAAAGGAAATTAAGGAGGCGGTGGCAAAAATATTTGCAAAATATCAATATGGGAATACTGTAAAAAATTAA
- a CDS encoding APC family permease → MKPLKINTQKLSLLGSVSLGTGVMIGAGIFVLMGQIAELVGDLFPIAFIAGAVVVGFSSYSYVKFSNAYPSSGGVAKFLTKAYLPGTLAGSFSLLMYVSMVVSESLVAGTFGAYALRLFPQGYEGYASALGVLLIVAAYIINISGNKIIETTATITAIIKVVGIAVLAISGLVISGLPTITGTYSAANGQSLPEGFGFIAALALSILAYKGFTTITNQGGDIKNPHKNVGRSIIISIIVCTVIYVVLALSVAGGLSIEEIIIAKDYALAAAAKPLFGEWGSTLTILLAIVATVSGVIASVYSASRMLGMLSNMKQVPDMNRMKQLKNPSLIFTVSLAILLTVLFDLTRIASIGAIFYLIMDIAIHWGLFKYLKKEVKFNPIIPIIAILLDVVILAAFIYLKYVNDPFVLIVAAIGIALIFLSQFIFMKSHTDKDGNMNMGMENSEKEQMKM, encoded by the coding sequence ATGAAACCATTAAAAATAAATACCCAAAAGCTCTCATTATTAGGCTCTGTATCTTTAGGTACAGGCGTAATGATTGGTGCAGGTATTTTTGTTTTAATGGGGCAGATAGCCGAATTAGTCGGCGATTTATTTCCTATTGCTTTTATCGCAGGCGCAGTTGTAGTAGGCTTTAGCTCCTATTCGTATGTTAAATTTTCAAACGCCTATCCTTCTTCTGGAGGTGTTGCTAAATTTTTGACAAAGGCCTATTTACCAGGTACACTTGCTGGTTCATTTTCTTTGCTGATGTATGTATCAATGGTTGTCTCAGAAAGTTTAGTGGCAGGTACTTTTGGGGCGTATGCGTTACGACTGTTTCCGCAAGGATATGAAGGTTATGCATCTGCATTGGGTGTATTGCTTATTGTTGCTGCATATATCATCAATATTTCGGGTAACAAGATTATTGAGACTACCGCTACCATTACTGCAATTATTAAAGTAGTGGGTATTGCAGTTCTTGCTATATCAGGATTGGTTATTTCTGGTTTACCCACAATCACAGGTACTTATAGTGCTGCCAATGGCCAATCCCTGCCTGAAGGTTTTGGATTTATTGCCGCATTGGCCTTGTCTATCCTTGCATACAAAGGATTTACGACCATTACCAATCAAGGTGGCGATATAAAAAATCCTCATAAAAATGTAGGGCGTTCCATAATTATATCAATAATCGTTTGTACGGTTATCTATGTTGTTTTGGCATTATCGGTTGCTGGCGGATTGAGTATTGAAGAAATTATAATAGCAAAAGATTATGCTCTCGCAGCAGCAGCAAAACCTCTATTTGGCGAATGGGGTTCAACGCTAACTATTTTACTAGCCATTGTTGCAACAGTTTCCGGTGTAATTGCCAGCGTATATTCTGCCTCGCGAATGTTGGGTATGTTAAGCAATATGAAACAAGTTCCTGATATGAACAGAATGAAGCAACTTAAAAATCCTTCGCTGATTTTTACTGTTTCTTTAGCGATACTTTTGACTGTTTTGTTCGATTTAACTCGCATAGCTTCCATTGGTGCTATTTTCTATTTGATAATGGACATTGCTATTCATTGGGGACTTTTTAAATATTTGAAAAAGGAAGTAAAATTCAACCCGATTATTCCAATAATTGCCATACTGTTGGATGTTGTTATTTTGGCAGCATTTATCTATTTAAAATATGTAAACGACCCATTTGTACTAATAGTTGCTGCAATTGGTATTGCCCTCATTTTTCTTTCTCAATTTATTTTTATGAAATCGCATACAGATAAAGACGGAAATATGAATATGGGAATGGAAAACAGTGAAAAAGAACAAATGAAAATGTAA
- a CDS encoding YceI family protein, translating into MDKNLIYFLLILLFSSNVSINAQNFKVKEGTVSFKAKMPLNSYIGKSDDLQGTIGFKYGTLTFSVPVKSIKTDNEKRDGHMYELVKAEKKPNVVFEGKFMDDFNFEEKATQTLNAKGDFTLAGVTREITIPIALKLVSEDTIQLTASWSLLITDYNLERPSFAFIKVNDKHDLSVDAILTKK; encoded by the coding sequence ATGGATAAAAACTTAATTTATTTTTTACTAATACTGTTGTTTTCAAGCAATGTATCTATAAATGCCCAAAACTTTAAAGTAAAGGAAGGAACCGTATCCTTTAAGGCAAAAATGCCACTTAATTCCTATATCGGCAAATCTGATGATTTACAGGGCACCATAGGTTTTAAGTACGGCACGTTGACCTTTTCGGTTCCTGTAAAATCCATAAAGACAGATAATGAAAAACGGGATGGACATATGTATGAACTGGTAAAAGCGGAAAAAAAACCCAATGTTGTTTTTGAAGGAAAATTTATGGACGATTTTAATTTTGAAGAAAAAGCGACACAAACGCTCAACGCAAAGGGAGATTTCACCCTTGCCGGAGTTACTCGGGAAATAACCATTCCTATTGCGTTGAAACTTGTTTCAGAAGATACAATTCAATTAACAGCTTCTTGGTCTTTATTGATTACCGATTATAATTTGGAACGCCCAAGTTTTGCTTTTATAAAAGTTAATGACAAGCACGACTTGAGTGTGGATGCAATACTTACGAAGAAATAA